A single region of the Gossypium arboreum isolate Shixiya-1 chromosome 12, ASM2569848v2, whole genome shotgun sequence genome encodes:
- the LOC108477272 gene encoding probable protein phosphatase 2C 75, producing MKLALPSRRLTSYTRNRTRRRFSMTEVYRRMLSDEDEDTPAKCRQRRRRRIEMRRHAAVSASGALRSLGPTEDPAESSDCGREGKRLHVLEAGDLLVTNSTHSSSGEEESMARKSRAELNNGPVYGTMSISGRSREMEDAISVRTELCRPDINRRRPVHFFAVYDGHGGPHVAALCREKMHVFIEEELMRVGCTRESERGRDGSSQEAAAAGEEEREKRWRSAMKRSFERMDAVATNTCACGSVGHHCGCHSMEVALGGSTAVVALLTPEHIVVANCGDSRAVLYRGGKAIPLSFDHKPDRPDELARIEAAGGRVIFVNGARVEGILAMSRAIGDKYLKPVVSSEPEITFTKRQPEDECLILASDGLWDVLSSDLACEVAHECLKEGNNSVFNAGRSNQKDDGTEALYPSRSVLAAALLTRLALGRKSLDNISVIVVDLKKS from the exons ATGAAGCTGGCTTTACCCAGTAGAAGGCTTACAAGTTACACGAGAAATAGAAC GCGGAGGAGATTTTCAATGACGGAGGTTTATAGGAGAATGCTGAGTGATGAAGATGAAGATACGCCGGCGAAGTGCCGGCAACGACGGCGAAGAAGGATTGAGATGAGGAGGCATGCTGCTGTCTCGGCATCGGGAGCGTTACGGAGTCTGGGCCCAACGGAGGATCCTGCGGAGAGTTCAGATTGCGGTCGTGAAGGGAAGCGGCTACATGTGCTGGAAGCCGGTGATCTGTTAGTGACTAACAGTACGCATAGTTCTTCTGGCGAGGAGGAATCTATGGCCCGGAAGTCGAGAGCGGAATTGAATAACGGGCCGGTTTACGGAACTATGTCGATTTCCGGGAGATCACGTGAGATGGAGGATGCTATTTCTGTTCGGACTGAACTCTGCCGGCCTGATATTAATCGTCGGAGACCTGTTCATTTCTTCGCTGTTTATGACGGTCATGGTGGCCCTCAT GTGGCAGCACTGTGCAGGGAAAAGATGCACGTGTTCATAGAGGAAGAATTGATGCGAGTGGGTTGCACGAGAGAGAGCGAGCGCGGGAGAGACGGCAGCTCACAAGAGGCTGCGGCGGCTGGGGAGGAGGAGCGTGAAAAGAGGTGGCGAAGCGCGATGAAAAGGAGCTTTGAGAGAATGGATGCGGTGGCGACAAACACGTGCGCGTGCGGGAGCGTGGGACACCATTGTGGATGCCACTCGATGGAGGTGGCCCTCGGTGGATCAACCGCCGTGGTAGCCTTGTTAACGCCGGAGCACATCGTCGTCGCCAATTGCGGTGATTCACGTGCCGTCCTCTATCGCGGCGGGAAGGCAATACCCCTAAGTTTCGATCATAAG CCTGACAGACCAGATGAACTTGCACGGATTGAAGCTGCTGGAGGTCGGGTTATCTTTGTTAATGGAGCACGAGTTGAAGGCATTCTTGCGATGTCCAGGGCAATAG GTGACAAATACCTAAAACCGGTTGTATCATCGGAACCTGAGATAACATTCACAAAGAGACAACCAGAAGACGAGTGCTTAATCCTTGCAAGTGATGGTTTATGGGATGTTCTATCTAGCGACTTGGCTTGCGAGGTTGCACATGAATGTCTTAAAGAAGGAAACAACAGTGTATTCAACGCAGGACGATCAAACCAAAAAGACGACGGGACTGAAGCATTATACCCTTCTCGCAGTGTACTTGCCGCTGCACTGCTTACTCGGTTGGCTCTTGGACGAAAAAGCTTGGATAACATCAGCGTCATAGTTGTTGATCTAAAGAAAAGTTGA